The Littorina saxatilis isolate snail1 linkage group LG15, US_GU_Lsax_2.0, whole genome shotgun sequence genome contains a region encoding:
- the LOC138948509 gene encoding uncharacterized protein: protein MASASKANLEEAFRNVGADVPKGMVHILHHVGSTRQDVYRSMWSSLIYVGKLSTSGKRTLVYPTRVAGADSPGPSSMGSTASSKGFPATGFLSRNRGTFKSLPSTSGSHPTGVLVVGGNGNPFPAYASAQAVADGGGQDGSAFRACP from the exons ATGGCATCAGCAAGCAAGGCAAACCTCGAGGAAGCTTTCAGAAATGTTGG CGCGGACGTGCCAAAGGGGATGGTGCATATCCTGCACCACGTGGGTTCCACCAGGCAGGATGTGTACAGGTCAATGTGGAGCAGCCTCATA tACGTTGGGAAACTGTCGACGTCTGGAAAGAGGACACTGGTGTATCCCACCCGCGTCGCTGGGGCCGATTCGCCCGGCCCCTCGTCCATGGGTTCTACTGCTTCGTCAAAGGGATTTCCGGCCACAGGATTTCTTTCGAGGAATCGTGGCACTTTCAAATCGTTACCGTCGACTTCCGGTTCGCATCCTACGGGAGTTCTGGTCGTAGGTGGTAACGGCAATCCGTTTCCTGCCTACGCTTCCGCTCAGGCGGTTGCGGACGGTGGGGGACAGGATGGGTCAGCTTTCAGAGCTTGCCCTTAA
- the LOC138948511 gene encoding spliceosome RNA helicase DDX39B: MADDTAEENILDYEDEENETVVEGATGDGPPKKDVKGTYVSIHSSGFRDFLLKPELLRAIIDCGFEHPSAVQHECIPQAILSMDVLCQAKSGMGKTAVFVLATLQQLEPVDGQVSVLVMAHTRELAFQISKEYERFSKYTNNVKIAVFFGGMPVKKDEEVLQKNCPHIVVGTPGRLFALAKAKTLNLKNIKHFILDECDKMLADLDMRRDVQEIFRMTPHEKQVMMFSATLSKDVRPICKKFMQDPMEVYVDDDSKLTLHGLQQHYCKLKDNEKNRKLFELLDVLEFNQVIIFVKSVQRCMALAQLLLEQNFPAIAIHRLMTQEERLSRYQQFKDFQKRILVATNLFGRGMDIERVNIVFNYDMPEDSDTYLHRVARAGRFGTKGLAITFVSDENDAKILNDVQERFEVNITELPDEIDISSYIEGR, encoded by the exons ATGGCTGATGATACCGCAGAGGAAAACATTTTGGACTACGAGGATGAGGAAAATGAAACGGTTGTCGAAGGGGCAACTGGCGACGGCCCACCCAAGAAAGATGTGAAGGGAACCTATGTATCAATTCACAGCTCTGGCTTCCGAGATTTTCTCCTCAAGCCTGAGTTGTTGCGTGCCATCATTGACTGTGGTTTTGAGCATCCTTCAGCAG TTCAGCACGAGTGCATCCCGCAGGCTATCTTATCCATGGATGTGCTTTGTCAAGCCAAGTCTGGCATGGGAAAGACAGCTGTCTTCGTTCTTGCCACACTGCAGCAACTTGAGCCTGTGGATGGacag GTGTCAGTACTGGTCATGGCTCACACACGTGAGCTGGCTTTCCAGATCAGCAAAGAGTATGAGCGCTTCAGCAAGTACACCAACAACGTGAAGATCGCCGTCTTCTTCGGGGGCATGCCAGTGAAGAAGGACGAGGAGGTGTTGCAGAAGAACTGTCCCCACATTGTGGTGGGCACCCCAGGACGTCTGTTTGCTCTGGCCAAGGCCAAGACGCTCAACCTCAAGAACATCAAACATTTCATTCTGGACGAGTGCGACAAGATGTTGGCTGACCTTG ACATGCGGCGTGACGTTCAGGAGATCTTCCGCATGACGCCCCACGAGAAGCAAGTGATGATGTTCAGCGCCACCCTCAGCAAAGATGTCCGCCCCATCTGCAAGAAGTTCATGCAAGAT CCCATGGAGGTGTATGTGGACGATGACTCCAAGCTGACCCTTCACGGACTGCAGCAGCATTACTGCAAGCTGAAAGACAACGAGAAGAATCGCAAGCTCTTTGAGCTTCTTGACGTGCTGGAATTCAACCAG GTGATCATCTTTGTGAAGAGCGTTCAGCGCTGCATGGCCCTGGCACAGCTGCTGCTGGAGCAGAACTTCCCCGCCATCGCCATCCACAGGCTCATGACACAAGAAGAGAG GTTGTCACGGTACCAGCAGTTCAAGGATTTCCAGAAGCGAATCCTGGTGGCCACCAACCTGTTTGGCCGTGGCATGGACATCGAGAGAGTCAACATCGTCTTCAACTACGACATGCCGGAGGACTCAGACACCTACCTTCACAGG GTTGCTCGTGCTGGTCGGTTTGGCACCAAGGGTCTGGCCATCACCTTTGTATCTGATGAGAACGACGCCAAAATCCTCAATGACGTCCAGGAGCGCTTTGAGGTCAACATCACGGAACTGCCCGACGAGATCGACATTTCTTCCTACA TTGAGGGACGTTAA